Proteins encoded in a region of the Pseudothermotoga elfii DSM 9442 = NBRC 107921 genome:
- the rocD gene encoding ornithine--oxo-acid transaminase, protein MNSSYFMNLEEKYGAHNYKPIPVVIERGERVWVWDVEGNRYLDMLSAYSALNHGHRHPKILKVLKDQLEKLTLTSRAFYNDLLGKFEQRLAEFAGYDKVLPMNTGAEAVESALKIARKWAYYKRGITMNQGNIIVVEGNFHGRTITIVSFSTEDQYKDGFGPFTPGFKVAPFGDARVIRDLIDDKTLGILVEPIQGEGGVRVPPEGYLKDLRAISSEHKILLMFDEIQTGLGRTGKMFAWQWEDAKPDVLILGKALGGGVYPVSAVLANDEIMDVLKPGDHGSTFGGNPLAAAVGIAAIDVLVEEKLDQRAKELGEYFLRQLRDIKSDYVKDVRGKGLLIGVEIKKEYGTARPFCEKLAKLGILCKETHDQVARFAPPLVIKKEEIDWALERIYKVLTEPIYNKGDAKKVV, encoded by the coding sequence ATGAACAGTTCCTATTTCATGAACCTTGAAGAAAAATATGGCGCTCACAACTATAAGCCGATCCCTGTTGTGATCGAAAGAGGTGAAAGAGTTTGGGTATGGGATGTCGAAGGAAACAGGTATCTGGATATGCTTTCAGCGTATTCGGCATTGAACCATGGTCACAGGCATCCCAAAATTTTAAAAGTTTTGAAAGATCAATTAGAAAAACTAACACTTACATCAAGAGCCTTCTACAACGATCTCTTAGGGAAATTTGAGCAAAGGCTGGCAGAGTTCGCTGGTTACGATAAAGTACTTCCAATGAATACGGGTGCTGAAGCAGTGGAAAGTGCTCTAAAAATTGCGCGAAAATGGGCTTACTACAAACGAGGAATAACTATGAACCAGGGGAACATAATAGTTGTTGAAGGTAACTTTCATGGTAGAACCATAACGATTGTATCCTTTTCAACAGAAGATCAGTACAAAGACGGATTTGGTCCATTTACGCCCGGGTTCAAAGTCGCACCGTTTGGCGATGCAAGGGTTATAAGAGACCTAATAGATGATAAAACGCTCGGTATACTTGTAGAACCGATTCAAGGCGAAGGTGGAGTTCGAGTACCTCCAGAAGGTTACCTGAAGGATCTCAGAGCAATTTCTTCTGAGCATAAAATTTTATTGATGTTTGATGAAATTCAGACAGGTCTCGGTAGAACTGGAAAAATGTTTGCATGGCAGTGGGAAGATGCAAAACCGGATGTCCTGATACTTGGAAAAGCTCTTGGCGGAGGGGTATATCCTGTATCAGCAGTTCTTGCAAATGACGAAATTATGGACGTACTTAAACCGGGCGATCATGGTTCAACATTCGGTGGAAACCCACTGGCTGCTGCCGTTGGCATAGCTGCAATCGATGTGCTGGTTGAAGAGAAACTTGATCAACGAGCAAAAGAACTCGGAGAGTATTTTCTGAGACAGTTGAGAGATATAAAAAGTGACTATGTGAAAGACGTCAGAGGAAAAGGATTGTTGATAGGTGTTGAGATAAAGAAAGAATATGGAACGGCAAGACCATTTTGCGAGAAACTGGCGAAACTTGGAATACTCTGTAAAGAAACCCATGATCAAGTAGCAAGATTTGCACCTCCACTTGTTATAAAAAAGGAAGAAATCGACTGGGCACTTGAAAGGATATATAAGGTTCTTACCGAACCAATTTACAATAAGGGTGATGCAAAAAAAGTTGTTTAA
- a CDS encoding DUF58 domain-containing protein produces the protein MKLKLKSKSSSFGLLIFMSILSCVWALLSFNVFSITLVIACIFLWLQFYDTKRKLTHLEIERWVNQTRAFTDQDLTINHRIQSPFGDIDASISSHVTTSGFLTYNLFEKTLLIRKSESVYVQSKISFPTRGKKILSDFFVLYEHPINLFRHYACYSGKEEILVLPKIMYIESFPSRLRELLPAERSEFKLLEDTTQIKGVREYFNEPLSKIHWKISAKLGKLCVKELDYTAISNTVLYLDLNLSSEIFARKVWAQIRKNYEEDAVIATSSIIYLLANRGNLIDLVVVGKEVLRRNYMVNSDWVSAVELLAKAEGDENGPQLSEEFFKDLYRLTPSNTILIISMYLTDTLLPLLIQARTRCARVIVLLIPYGFRDPRFKPAKTYEMYPLDMQKLIEKAKILEKEQIIVRIIRPNQSLQEVFDEIQRS, from the coding sequence GTGAAGCTCAAACTTAAATCAAAGTCATCTTCATTTGGTCTTCTTATTTTTATGAGTATTTTGTCATGCGTCTGGGCGCTGCTCAGTTTCAATGTATTTTCAATTACTCTTGTTATTGCCTGCATTTTTCTGTGGCTACAATTTTATGATACAAAAAGAAAATTGACACATCTTGAAATTGAAAGGTGGGTGAACCAGACACGGGCTTTTACAGACCAGGATTTGACGATCAATCATAGGATTCAAAGCCCGTTTGGTGATATAGATGCCTCCATTTCTTCACACGTCACGACGTCAGGTTTTTTGACGTACAATCTTTTTGAAAAAACACTGTTAATAAGAAAATCAGAATCAGTATATGTCCAGTCAAAAATTTCTTTTCCAACCCGTGGCAAAAAAATTCTATCTGACTTTTTTGTTCTCTACGAACACCCCATAAATTTATTCAGGCATTACGCGTGTTATTCAGGCAAAGAAGAAATACTTGTTTTGCCAAAGATTATGTATATAGAAAGCTTTCCATCCAGATTGAGGGAGCTTCTTCCAGCTGAGAGGTCAGAATTCAAACTGCTTGAGGATACCACTCAGATAAAAGGTGTTCGAGAATACTTCAACGAACCTCTCAGCAAAATACACTGGAAAATTTCTGCAAAACTTGGAAAATTGTGCGTAAAAGAACTGGATTACACCGCTATAAGCAACACAGTTCTGTACCTTGATTTGAATCTATCGTCGGAGATTTTTGCCAGAAAAGTATGGGCGCAGATTAGAAAAAATTACGAAGAAGACGCTGTAATCGCAACCTCATCGATAATATATCTGCTCGCCAATAGAGGTAACCTTATAGATCTCGTAGTGGTTGGCAAAGAAGTCTTGAGAAGAAATTACATGGTGAATTCTGACTGGGTGAGTGCTGTTGAGCTTTTAGCAAAAGCTGAAGGAGATGAGAATGGTCCGCAATTATCAGAAGAATTTTTCAAAGATTTGTACAGATTGACGCCTTCCAACACAATTCTAATAATTTCGATGTATCTTACAGATACACTTTTGCCACTACTGATTCAAGCAAGAACCAGATGTGCAAGAGTTATCGTTCTGTTAATTCCATATGGTTTTAGAGATCCCAGGTTTAAACCAGCGAAAACATATGAGATGTACCCACTGGATATGCAAAAACTTATAGAAAAAGCAAAAATCCTCGAGAAGGAGCAAATAATTGTTAGAATAATTAGACCAAATCAGAGCCTTCAGGAGGTTTTCGATGAGATTCAAAGATCTTAG